A window of the Alphaproteobacteria bacterium genome harbors these coding sequences:
- a CDS encoding efflux RND transporter periplasmic adaptor subunit encodes MAKRMIVMLIVVGLVLSGIFGFQAFKNYKIKQYFASQGAPLQTVSATPATEQGWQAHVDSVGTLRAVNGADLSSQVSGNVSAIHFESGADVKEGTLLVELTSADDLAKLQSLKANAALAKITYERDLRQLKAQAVSQQTVDTDEQTLKSLEAQVAQQQATVDYKFIRAPFAGRLGIRQVDLGEYLAAGTTIVTLQSLDPIYVDFYLPQQDLDQIKVGQSLEASVDTYPNQKFPGTITAVNPKVDSSTRNVQVRATLGNADHSLLPGMFASVSIDIGAPKRYVTLPLTAITYNPYGSTVYVVDDKGKGANGQQQLVARQTFVTTGATRGDQVAVTSGVKEGEMVVSAGQNKLRNGAPVLIDNTIKPTADANPLPVDQ; translated from the coding sequence ATGGCGAAGCGCATGATCGTGATGCTGATCGTGGTCGGATTGGTGCTCAGCGGCATTTTCGGCTTCCAGGCGTTCAAGAACTACAAGATCAAGCAATACTTCGCGTCACAGGGAGCGCCCCTGCAGACCGTATCGGCCACGCCAGCAACCGAGCAGGGCTGGCAGGCGCACGTCGACTCCGTGGGCACCCTGCGCGCCGTGAATGGCGCCGATCTTAGCTCCCAAGTCTCCGGCAACGTATCGGCGATCCACTTCGAGTCCGGGGCCGACGTCAAGGAGGGCACTTTGCTCGTCGAGTTGACCTCGGCGGATGATCTCGCCAAGCTGCAATCGCTGAAGGCCAACGCAGCGCTCGCAAAGATCACCTACGAGCGGGACCTGCGTCAGTTGAAGGCGCAGGCGGTGAGCCAGCAAACCGTCGATACCGACGAGCAGACGCTCAAGAGCCTCGAGGCTCAGGTCGCCCAGCAGCAGGCGACGGTCGATTATAAATTCATTCGTGCTCCCTTCGCCGGCCGGCTCGGCATTCGACAAGTGGACCTCGGCGAATATCTTGCCGCGGGTACGACGATCGTCACGCTTCAGTCCCTCGATCCGATTTACGTCGACTTCTATCTCCCCCAACAGGACCTCGATCAGATCAAGGTTGGCCAATCCCTCGAGGCATCGGTCGACACCTACCCGAATCAGAAATTCCCCGGCACGATCACCGCAGTCAACCCAAAGGTCGATTCGAGTACGCGCAATGTTCAAGTCCGCGCCACTCTCGGCAACGCCGACCACAGCCTGCTGCCGGGAATGTTCGCGTCGGTGAGCATCGATATCGGCGCGCCGAAACGCTACGTCACCCTGCCGCTGACCGCCATTACCTACAATCCCTATGGCAGCACCGTTTATGTGGTCGACGACAAAGGCAAGGGAGCTAACGGCCAACAGCAGCTTGTCGCACGCCAGACATTCGTTACAACGGGTGCTACCCGTGGCGATCAGGTTGCCGTCACGAGTGGCGTGAAGGAAGGAGAGATGGTCGTCAGCGCCGGCCAGAACAAGTTGCGCAATGGAGCGCCCGTCCTCATCGACAATACGATCAAGCCGACGGCCGACGCCAATCCCTTGCCGGTCGATCAATAA
- a CDS encoding efflux transporter outer membrane subunit has product MRRGVAFIAAIAATSVAAGCELGPDFTRPPAPQGAGYTPEPLPVATASSDVHGGEAQHFVEGRDISGQWWTLFRSEALNTLIDRALKANPSLQSAEATLREAQENVYAEEGALFPTLSVNFTPQHSKISGESFGVPANIPAFNLVTASVNVSYAVDVWGGTRRQVESLQAQAEMDAFELEAAYLTLTSNVVAAAIEEASLRDQIAATQDIIEIESQELDVLQHQFELGGTSKVAVLAQAATLAQTRATLPPLEKQLAQQRDLLANLIGRFPNEVINEKFDIASLQLPQELPVSLPSKLVEQRPDVRAAESELHAASASIGVATANQFPQFDITGQLGSSATGFGGLFSSGTAIWNIAGSATQTIFDADTLLHKKRAAVAAFDASDAIYRSTVLSAFQNVADTLRALESDANAVNAQLAAVRAAADSLAITRTQYQAGAITYLSLLTTEQTYQQARIGLVQAQASRYADTAALFVALGGGWWNRKDLPPDYGAPETFVEIGP; this is encoded by the coding sequence TTGCGCCGCGGCGTTGCGTTCATCGCGGCGATCGCTGCGACCAGTGTCGCGGCGGGATGCGAGCTCGGCCCGGACTTCACGCGCCCGCCGGCTCCCCAAGGGGCGGGCTACACGCCGGAGCCGTTGCCCGTCGCCACCGCTTCGTCCGACGTGCATGGCGGCGAGGCCCAACATTTCGTCGAGGGCCGCGACATCTCGGGTCAGTGGTGGACGCTCTTCCGCTCCGAAGCGCTCAATACCTTGATCGATCGTGCGCTCAAGGCGAATCCTTCGTTACAGTCCGCGGAGGCAACGCTGCGCGAGGCGCAAGAAAACGTTTATGCAGAGGAGGGCGCTCTCTTTCCAACCTTGAGCGTCAACTTCACGCCTCAGCACTCGAAGATCTCGGGCGAATCGTTTGGCGTGCCGGCCAATATTCCGGCATTCAACCTTGTTACCGCGTCGGTGAATGTCTCCTACGCGGTCGATGTCTGGGGCGGCACGCGACGGCAGGTCGAATCGCTCCAAGCCCAAGCGGAAATGGACGCGTTCGAGCTGGAGGCCGCATATCTCACTCTCACGTCGAACGTCGTCGCGGCGGCAATCGAAGAAGCCTCCCTGCGGGATCAGATCGCGGCGACCCAGGACATCATCGAGATCGAATCCCAGGAGCTCGACGTGCTGCAGCATCAATTCGAACTTGGCGGCACCTCCAAGGTCGCTGTACTTGCCCAAGCGGCGACACTCGCGCAGACGCGTGCGACCTTGCCGCCGTTGGAGAAGCAATTGGCCCAACAGCGCGACCTGCTCGCAAATTTGATCGGCCGGTTTCCCAACGAAGTCATAAACGAAAAGTTCGACATTGCTTCGCTGCAATTGCCGCAAGAACTCCCGGTCAGCCTGCCATCGAAACTTGTCGAGCAACGCCCGGACGTGCGTGCTGCGGAATCGGAGCTGCACGCGGCGAGCGCTTCAATCGGCGTTGCCACGGCAAATCAATTCCCGCAGTTCGACATCACGGGCCAGCTCGGCAGCAGTGCCACCGGATTCGGCGGCCTGTTTTCGAGCGGCACCGCCATTTGGAACATCGCGGGCAGCGCCACTCAGACAATTTTCGACGCTGACACCTTGCTTCACAAGAAACGCGCTGCGGTCGCTGCATTCGACGCATCGGACGCCATTTATCGCAGCACGGTGCTCTCCGCCTTCCAGAACGTCGCGGACACTTTGCGCGCACTCGAATCCGATGCAAACGCCGTGAATGCACAGCTCGCTGCGGTGCGCGCGGCCGCCGACAGCCTCGCCATAACGCGCACGCAGTATCAGGCAGGTGCCATCACGTACCTCTCGTTGCTCACGACCGAGCAAACGTACCAACAAGCGAGGATCGGTCTCGTGCAAGCGCAGGCCAGCCGATACGCGGACACGGCTGCCCTGTTCGTGGCTCTTGGCGGCGGTTGGTGGAACCGCAAGGACTTGCCGCCGGATTACGGAGCACCTGAAACGTTCGTTGAGATCGGCCCCTAG
- a CDS encoding CerR family C-terminal domain-containing protein, with product MSNVERHYRPGTYQRGEDTRRRILDAAIEIFAVEGYDGASTRTLAERAGVNLPAIQYYFGSKEGLYRAVIDYMVRQMETRMNPIAERVRTLLDGGEPSPRELLDHLCEMLDAFVLVVFDKEHQQSRRLLWARSEVEETAALDPLHERGKKQIFEPCAMLIARLLALSVDDEQVVLRTIAMIGQVVIFCNKATRRALGWSDFGEYRIAAIQKIVRRHAEAIFSVEGSRR from the coding sequence ATGAGCAACGTCGAACGGCATTATCGCCCAGGCACTTATCAACGGGGTGAGGACACGCGTCGTCGGATTCTCGACGCCGCGATCGAGATCTTTGCAGTCGAGGGATACGACGGTGCGAGCACACGCACGCTGGCCGAACGGGCAGGCGTAAACCTCCCGGCCATCCAGTACTACTTCGGCAGCAAGGAGGGTCTCTACCGCGCGGTCATTGACTACATGGTTCGGCAAATGGAAACGCGCATGAATCCAATCGCCGAGCGCGTGCGTACTCTTCTTGACGGCGGCGAACCATCGCCGAGGGAACTCCTGGATCACTTGTGCGAAATGCTCGATGCCTTCGTCCTGGTCGTGTTCGACAAGGAGCATCAGCAAAGCCGGCGGCTTCTCTGGGCGCGCTCGGAGGTCGAGGAGACAGCCGCACTCGATCCGCTGCACGAAAGGGGGAAAAAACAGATCTTCGAGCCGTGCGCGATGCTGATAGCGCGCCTCTTGGCGCTCTCCGTGGACGACGAGCAAGTCGTCCTTCGAACAATCGCGATGATCGGTCAGGTCGTGATCTTCTGCAACAAGGCAACGCGCCGCGCCCTCGGATGGTCCGACTTTGGCGAGTACCGGATCGCGGCGATCCAGAAGATCGTGCGACGGCATGCGGAGGCAATTTTTTCGGTCGAAGGTTCCAGGCGATGA
- a CDS encoding amino acid ABC transporter substrate-binding protein has product MRVIRIAIACAAMCVLSPVLHAHAQTLDKIKTSGAVLVGYRTDAPPFSSGAGAEPQGFSIDLCNRVVVELKLALKMDNLQVKYVPVDAETRFSKLESGEIDIECGATTRTLSRETRFDFSLFTFLTGTEMLVRLDSNIRAPSDLAGKKIAVLPGTTTEKVMKDVLKQLLVNADIVPVKSHEDGIAAITDGRADGYASDQVLLIGLAKKSKDPSLYRMSGTFYSYEPYALMIRKNDADFRVVADRALAQTYKSGQIWEIYKRWFGEWNVKPGPALMALYALQSLSE; this is encoded by the coding sequence ATGCGTGTCATCCGAATCGCGATTGCGTGCGCTGCGATGTGCGTTCTATCGCCCGTGTTGCACGCCCATGCTCAAACTCTCGACAAGATCAAGACGAGTGGTGCGGTTCTTGTCGGCTATCGCACCGATGCACCGCCCTTTTCCTCGGGGGCCGGTGCCGAGCCCCAGGGCTTTTCCATCGATTTATGCAATCGGGTTGTCGTCGAGCTGAAGCTCGCGCTCAAAATGGACAACCTCCAGGTGAAGTACGTGCCGGTCGATGCTGAAACGCGTTTCAGCAAGCTCGAGTCCGGCGAGATCGACATCGAATGTGGGGCGACGACCCGCACGCTCTCCCGCGAGACCCGCTTCGACTTCAGCTTATTCACGTTCCTCACGGGAACCGAGATGCTCGTGCGGCTCGATTCCAATATTCGTGCGCCCTCGGACCTCGCGGGCAAGAAGATCGCCGTCCTGCCGGGCACGACGACCGAGAAGGTTATGAAAGACGTGCTCAAGCAGTTGCTGGTCAATGCCGATATCGTGCCGGTCAAGAGTCACGAAGACGGCATCGCCGCCATCACCGACGGACGGGCGGATGGCTATGCCTCGGATCAGGTGCTGCTGATCGGCCTTGCCAAGAAGTCGAAGGATCCGAGTCTTTACCGGATGTCGGGCACGTTCTATTCCTACGAGCCTTACGCATTGATGATTCGTAAGAACGACGCCGATTTTCGGGTTGTGGCGGATCGCGCGCTCGCCCAAACCTACAAGTCCGGACAGATATGGGAAATCTACAAGCGCTGGTTCGGCGAGTGGAACGTCAAGCCGGGTCCAGCACTAATGGCGCTCTATGCGTTGCAGTCGCTCTCCGAGTGA
- a CDS encoding PqiC family protein, whose translation MKAHCGTWMWSFAAGVLLIGLGACGGLGGPNPPNHYYVLNAASTASATGVGQAQHGPLIGVSPVSLPAYLDQAGITTRGAGNEVVRAEYDRWAGPLGSEITRVVGENLALMVPTDRLTTTQTGRSISLDYLVEIEIAAFERDQSGAVQLVARWSLFSQDGNNLLTMQTSRISRPTSGSDYDSDAAAMSSALEALCHDIAAAIRENLATPRTTKAPPKATK comes from the coding sequence ATGAAGGCCCATTGCGGCACGTGGATGTGGTCCTTCGCGGCGGGCGTTCTTCTCATCGGCCTGGGCGCTTGCGGCGGCTTGGGTGGCCCCAACCCACCCAACCACTATTATGTGTTGAACGCCGCGTCGACCGCTTCAGCGACCGGCGTGGGCCAGGCGCAGCACGGCCCCCTCATCGGCGTCTCGCCCGTGTCGCTTCCCGCCTATCTCGACCAGGCGGGTATCACGACGCGGGGAGCCGGAAACGAAGTCGTCCGCGCCGAATACGACCGCTGGGCGGGCCCCCTTGGCTCGGAGATCACGCGCGTCGTCGGGGAGAATTTGGCCCTCATGGTTCCGACGGACCGATTGACCACAACACAGACCGGACGGTCGATTTCGCTCGATTATTTGGTGGAAATCGAGATTGCGGCGTTCGAGCGCGATCAAAGCGGCGCCGTCCAACTCGTCGCACGGTGGAGCCTGTTCAGCCAGGACGGCAACAACCTTCTCACGATGCAGACCTCGCGCATCAGCCGCCCGACGTCGGGTTCGGACTACGACAGCGATGCCGCGGCAATGAGCAGCGCCCTTGAAGCACTCTGCCACGATATCGCAGCAGCGATTCGGGAAAATCTGGCGACGCCACGCACGACCAAGGCGCCGCCGAAGGCGACTAAATAA
- a CDS encoding MlaD family protein, translating into MASRANPKLIGAFVIGGVFLFVAMIVAFGSFQFFAARIPIVMYFHDDMSGLDVGAAVNFRGVRIGTVTKVIIQFNAKDLNVNVPVYAELDPEEWTVVGGPKVSIFHREERLQTLVERGLRAQLAAQSLVTGKLVVELSFQPGAPVQAGAIDQGYLEIPTAPSEFSELKKSIADVLNSLASAKIPELVSDLRQLVQDVDQQVKAGDPAAVMIDAQELMKAIERDADRITSSFVQTMDTADPALVSADRMFQDTDRTVVAARPLIDDLRGAAKRLDDLAAAAMETIRPGSPLHTELINALREIAAVSRSVRALADDLEKNPDSILFGKSGGRR; encoded by the coding sequence ATGGCGAGCCGAGCAAATCCGAAACTGATTGGTGCCTTCGTCATCGGCGGCGTGTTTCTGTTCGTCGCGATGATCGTTGCCTTCGGCAGCTTCCAGTTTTTTGCCGCGCGCATTCCCATCGTCATGTACTTCCATGACGATATGAGCGGTCTTGACGTCGGTGCCGCCGTGAATTTTCGCGGCGTGCGGATCGGCACCGTCACGAAAGTCATCATCCAATTTAACGCGAAAGACTTGAATGTGAACGTCCCGGTCTATGCCGAGCTCGATCCCGAGGAATGGACGGTCGTTGGCGGCCCCAAGGTGTCGATATTCCACCGGGAGGAGAGGCTCCAGACGCTCGTGGAGCGTGGTTTGCGCGCCCAGCTCGCGGCGCAGAGTCTGGTGACCGGGAAGCTGGTGGTGGAACTCTCGTTCCAGCCGGGCGCGCCAGTGCAAGCGGGTGCGATCGACCAAGGATATTTGGAAATTCCAACGGCACCGTCGGAGTTTTCGGAGCTCAAGAAGAGCATCGCCGACGTATTGAACTCGCTCGCCAGCGCCAAGATCCCCGAACTTGTGTCCGATCTGCGCCAGCTCGTCCAAGACGTCGATCAGCAGGTAAAGGCCGGCGATCCGGCCGCCGTGATGATCGACGCCCAGGAGCTTATGAAGGCGATCGAGCGGGACGCCGACAGGATAACGTCGAGCTTTGTGCAGACCATGGATACGGCCGACCCGGCACTCGTGAGCGCCGATCGTATGTTCCAAGACACCGACCGGACGGTCGTCGCGGCACGTCCCTTGATCGACGACCTGCGCGGAGCCGCGAAACGGCTCGACGATCTGGCGGCGGCGGCGATGGAAACAATACGGCCGGGCTCACCGCTCCATACCGAACTAATCAACGCATTAAGAGAGATCGCCGCCGTGTCGCGCTCGGTGCGCGCCCTCGCCGACGACCTCGAAAAAAATCCGGATTCGATCCTGTTCGGCAAGTCGGGAGGCAGGAGATGA
- a CDS encoding ATP-binding cassette domain-containing protein, translating to MSHPEAASPAIVIENLDMAFGTFVIQRNLNFVINKRDIFIIMGGSGCGKSTLLRHMIGLIYPARGRIIYGSQSLWDAEEDKRQALLRRVGVLYQQGALWSSMTLAENIALPLEAYTDLSRVAIRDLASAKLALVGLSGFEDYYPSEISGGMQKRAGLARAMALDPEFLFFDEPSAGLDPISSRLLDDLILQLRDSLGATVVVVTHELASIFAIGNNSVFLDPDTKTMIAEGDPKKLLAESRDERVQRFLRRGENQAST from the coding sequence ATGTCCCATCCGGAAGCCGCATCCCCCGCAATCGTCATCGAGAATCTCGATATGGCTTTTGGCACCTTCGTCATCCAAAGGAACCTGAATTTCGTCATTAACAAGCGCGACATCTTCATCATCATGGGTGGAAGCGGGTGCGGCAAGAGCACGTTGCTGCGGCACATGATCGGGCTCATCTATCCAGCCCGCGGTAGGATCATCTATGGCAGTCAAAGCCTGTGGGACGCCGAGGAAGACAAACGACAGGCGCTGCTGCGGCGCGTCGGCGTGCTCTATCAGCAGGGCGCTCTTTGGAGCTCGATGACGCTCGCCGAGAATATCGCCTTGCCGCTCGAGGCCTACACCGATCTCTCGCGCGTCGCGATCCGCGATTTGGCGTCCGCCAAGTTGGCACTCGTCGGATTGTCGGGCTTCGAGGATTACTATCCATCGGAGATCAGTGGGGGCATGCAAAAGCGCGCTGGCCTTGCCCGCGCCATGGCGCTCGACCCCGAATTCCTCTTCTTCGACGAACCGTCGGCCGGCCTCGATCCGATCAGCTCGCGCCTGCTCGACGATTTGATCCTTCAACTCCGGGACAGTCTCGGTGCTACGGTCGTCGTCGTGACCCACGAGCTCGCGAGCATCTTCGCCATCGGCAATAATTCAGTATTCCTCGACCCGGACACCAAGACGATGATCGCGGAGGGCGATCCGAAGAAGCTTTTGGCCGAGAGCCGGGACGAGAGGGTGCAGCGATTCCTGCGCCGGGGCGAAAATCAGGCGAGCACCTAA